A window from Mus caroli chromosome 2, CAROLI_EIJ_v1.1, whole genome shotgun sequence encodes these proteins:
- the Zhx3 gene encoding zinc fingers and homeoboxes protein 3 — MASKRKSTTPCMIPVKTVVLPGASTEPQPVEPLPEGPQQDLPSEAPDASSEAAPNPSSTDGSALANGHRSTLDGYVYCCKDCEFRSQDVTHFIGHMNSEHTDFNKDPNFVCTGCSFLAKTPEGLSLHNAKCHSGEASFLWNVTKPDNHVVVEQSVPESASSSVLAGESTTEGTEIIITKTPIMKIMKGKAEAKKIHMLKENAPNQPGSEALPKPLAGEREVKEGDHTFINGAAPVSQASAKSTKPPPAANGPLIGTVPVLPAGIAQFLSLQQQPPVHAQHHTHQPLPTSKTLPKVMIPLSSIPTYNAAMDSNSFLKNSFHKFPYPTKAELCYLTVVTKYPEEQLKIWFTAQRLKQGISWSPEEIEDARKKMFNTVIQSVPQPTITVLNTPLVASAGNVQHLIQATLPGHAVGQPEGTAGGLLVTQPLMANGLQASSSSLPLTTASVPKPTVAPINTVCSNSASAVKVVNAAQSLLTACPSITSQAFLDANIYKNKKSHEQLSALKGSFCRNQFPGQSEVEHLTKVTGLSTREVRKWFSDRRYHCRNLKGSRAMMPGEHGSVLIDSVPEVPFPLTSKVPEVTCIPTATSLVSHPATKRQSWHQTPDFTPTKYKERAPEQLRVLENSFAQNPLPPEEELDRLRSETKMTRREIDGWFSERRKKVNTEETKKADGHMPKEEEEGAEQEGRDEELASELRVPGENGSPEMFLSHTLAERKVSPIKINLKNLRVTEASGKSEFPGMGVCEPEEDGLNKLVEQPPSKVSYKKTAQQRHLLRQLFVQTQWPSNQDYDSIMAQTGLPRPEVVRWFGDSRYALKNGQLKWYEDYKRGNFPPGLLVIAPGNRELLQDYYMTHKMLCEEDLQTLCDKTQMSAQQVKQWFAEKMGEETRAVADISSEDQGPGNGEPVAVHKVLGDAYPELSENSESWEPSAPEASSEPFDTSSPQSGRQLETD; from the exons ATGGCCAGCAAAAGGAAGTCCACCACCCCATGCATGATCCCCGTTAAGACCGTGGTGCTGCCGGGTGCCAGCACAGAGCCTCAGCCTGTGGAGCCTCTGCCTGAAGGTCCCCAGCAGGATCTTCCCTCAGAGGCACCTGATGCCAGCAGCGAGGCAGCCCCAAACCCCAGCAGCACTGATGGCTCTGCCCTGGCAAATGGGCACCGGAGCACTTTGGATGGCTATGTGTACTGCTGTAAGGACTGTGAGTTCAGGTCCCAGGATGTGACCCACTTTATAGGACACATGAACTCAGAGCACACAGACTTTAATAAAGACCCAAATTTTGTATGTACAGGGTGCAGTTTCCTGGCAAAAACCCCTGAAGGACTTTCCCTGCATAATGCCAAGTGTCACTCAGGGGAAGCCAGCTTTTTGTGGAATGTGACCAAGCCGGACAATCATGTAGTAGTGGAGCAGAGTGTCCCCGAGAGTGCCAGCTCATCTGTCCTAGCAGGTGAGTCTACTACGGAAGGGACTGAAATCATCATTACCAAGACTCCAATCATGAAGATAATGAAAGGCAAAGCTGAAGCCAAAAAAATCCATATGCTTAAAGAGAATGCACCTAATCAGCCTGGGAGTGAGGCCTTGCCTAAGCCAttggcaggggagagagaggttAAAGAGGGGGACCACACTTTCATCAATGGGGCAGCTCCAGTCAGTCAGGCATCTGCTAAGTCCACAAAACCCCCTCCTGCTGCCAATGGGCCCCTGATAGGAACAGTGCCTGTCTTGCCAGCTGGTATAGCACAGTTCCTCTCCCTCCAGCAGCAGCCCCCAGTACATGCCCAACACCACACCCACCAACCCCTGCCTACATCCAAGACCCTTCCGAAAGTCATGATCCCCTTGAGCAGCATCCCAACATATAATGCAGCTATGGACTCCAACAGCTTTCTGAAGAACTCCTTCCACAAATTCCCCTACCCAACCAAAGCTGAACTCTGCTATTTGACTGTGGTGACCAAGTATCCAGAAGAACAGCTTAAAATCTGGTTCACAGCCCAGAGGCTGAAGCAAGGAATCAGCTGGTCTCCTGAGGAGATTGAAGATGCCAGGAAGAAGATGTTCAATACAGTCATCCAGTCTGTGCCTCAGCCCACAATCACAGTTCTAAACACCCCCCTTGTTGCCAGTGCTGGCAATGTACAGCACCTCATCCAGGCTACTCTCCCAGGTCATGCTGTGGGACAGCCTGAGGGCACAGCAGGGGGCCTGTTGGTCACTCAACCATTGATGGCCAATGGGTTACAAGCATCAAGCTCATCTCTCCCTCTGACAACTGCATCTGTTCCCAAGCCAACTGTGGCACCCATTAACACTGTGTGTTCAAATTCGGCATCAGCTGTGAAGGTTGTCAATGCAGCCCAGTCACTCCTCACAGCATGTCCCAGCATAACTTCCCAAGCTTTCCTTGATGCAAACATCTACAAAAATAAGAAGTCTCATGAACAGCTTTCGGCTCTGAAAGGAAGCTTCTGTCGGAACCAGTTTCCTGGGCAGAGTGAAGTAGAGCATCTGACCAAAGTGACAGGCCTCAGTACCAGAGAGGTGCGGAAGTGGTTCAGTGACCGGAGATATCACTGCCGGAATCTGAAGGGCTCCAGGGCCATGATGCCCGGAGAGCATGGCTCTGTTCTCATTGACTCTGTGCCAGAGGTGCCCTTTCCCCTGACATCTAAAGTTCCAGAGGTGACCTGCATCCCAACAGCAACCTCACTGGTAAGCCACCCTGCCACCAAACGACAATCTTGGCACCAGACCCCAGACTTCACACCAACCAAATACAAAGAAAGAGCCCCAGAGCAGCTGCGAGTCCTGGAGAACAGCTTTGCACAAAACCCACTTCCCCCCGAGGAGGAGCTGGACCGCCTAAGAAGTGAAACGAAAATGACTCGAAGGGAAATTGATGGCTGGTTCTCAGAGAGACGGAAAAAGGTGAATACTGAGGAGACAAAGAAAGCTGATGGGCACATgcctaaggaggaggaggagggtgctGAGCAGGAGGGTAGAGATGAAGAGTTGGCCAGTGAGCTGAGGGTCCCTGGTGAAAATGGCTCTCCTGAAATGTTTCTTAGCCATACCTTGGCAGAACGGAAGGTCAGCCCCATCAAAATTAACCTCAAGAACCTGCGGGTCACTGAAGCCAGTGGCAAAAGTGAATTTCCAGGGATGGGTGTCTGTGAGCCCGAGGAAGATGGTTTGAACAAGTTGGTAGAACAGCCACCAAGCAAAGTAAGCTACAAAAAGACCGCACAGCAGCGTCATTTGCTTCGGCAGCTCTTTGTCCAAACACAGTGGCCAAGCAACCAGGATTATGACTCCATCATGGCCCAAACAGGGCTGCCCCGGCCAGAGGTGGTACGCTGGTTTGGAGATAGCAGGTATGCCCTTAAGAATGGCCAGCTCAAGTGGTACGAAGACTATAAGAGGGGAAACTTCCCACCAGGTTTGCTGGTCATAGCCCCTGGCAACCGAGAGCTGCTGCAAGATTATTACATGACACACAAGATGTTGTGTGAGGAAGACCTGCAGACCCTCTGTGATAAGACCCAGATGAGTGCCCAGCAGGTCAAGCAGTGGTTTGCTGAGAAGATGGGTGAAGAGACCCGGGCTGTGGCAGATATAAGCAGTGAGGATCAGGGCCCTGGAAATGGAGAGCCTGTTGCAGTTCACAAGGTGCTGGGTGATGCCTATCCGGAGCTGTCTGAAAACAGCGAATCATGGGAGCCAAGTGCTCCTGAGGCCAGCTCAGAGCCTTTTGACACTTCAAGTCCCCAGTCTGGACGTCAACTCG AAACAGACTGA